A segment of the Acidobacteriota bacterium genome:
GCGAAGAAGAGTGTTTCCGCACGATCGAGGCGAACGGCTATTACGTGATCCTGCCCGTTCTGCCGGAGCTGAGAGATTCGGACGAAGAAACGACAGTGCTAACCAGCGAGTATTCATCCAAAGACAACAACATATCGATTGCCGAACTAAAGGCCCTATTGGGCGGAGCTAGTATCGAGATCGAGCGTTTCATGTCCGGAAAGTAACGCACTTTTGAGCATTTTGAGCCGCGTCGCGGCAAGCGGATCTTTTCTATGAAAATAATGACCATTTTCGGGACTCGGCCCGAGATCATCAGGCTCAGCCTTGTGATGAAGGTGCTTGATCAGCACTGTGAACATATAACCGTTCATACCGGCCAAAATTATCACGAGTCCTTAAGCGATATTTTCATTCGCGACCTTGACATCCGCACGCCCGACGTCCATCTCGGCATCCGCAGCTCATCATTTTCCGATCAGATAGGCCAGATCGTTGCCAAATGTGATGCAGCCATTGCCGAACACAAGCCCGACCGCATCTTGATCTTAGGTGACACGAACAGCGCACTTTCGGCTATCACTGCGGCACGCCGCAATATTCCCGTCTATCACATGGAGGCCGGCAACCGCTGTTATGACGACCGCGTCCCCGAGGAAGTTAACCGCCGCATCATCGATCATTCGAGTACGATCCTTCTGCCATACACCGAACGCAGCAAAGAAAATCTTGTCCGAGAGGGTATCGAACGAGACCGTATTTTCATTACCGGCAATCCGATCAAAGAGGTCCTGGACTTTTTCTCACCGAAGATAGAAGAAAGTGACATCGTCAAACAGCTCAACGTGCGTCCGTTCGAGTATTTTCTCGTAACGCTCCATCGCGCTGAAAACGTCGACATTCCGGAACGTTTGGTCAAGATATTCAAGGCTTTCTCCGACATTTCGGTGAAATTCGGTAAAGAAATTCTCGTCAGCGTCCATCCGCGTACCCGCGAAAAGATCAACCAGTTCGGTATCGCACCTGCCTCCGCAAAAGTACGGCTTTTGGATGCCTTTGGTTTCTTCGACTTTGTAAAACTTGAGAAGAACTCGCTTGCGGTTCTTACTGACAGCGGCACGGTTCAGGAGGAATGTGCGATCTTCGGCATTCCCAATGTTACGCTCCGTGATGTTACCGAACGTCCGGAAACGATCGAATGCGGCAGCAACATACTAGCCGGTGCCGAACCTGACGCGATCATTCGTGCTGTCGAACTTGCCATTGCCCAACCGGCTTCCTGGACACCGCCAAAGGAGTATTTGGCCGAAAACGTCGCACAGGTCGTCAGCAAGATCATGCTGGGCTATCTTAGCCTCAGAAATCACCACTCGCAGTAATGTGTTACTTGAGGTAAGTAAGGTTACATGACTGATAACGCAGTAGATAGGCAGACGCTATGGGTCGTTACCGAGCTGTATTATCCGGAGGAAACCTCGACCGGCTATTATCTCACGCGAACAGCCGAGGATATGACCTCTTTGTTCAACGTGAGAGTTATATGCGGCCAGCCGAACTATTCGGCCCGAGGCATTCGTGCACCAAAACATGAGACCCGGAAAGGTGTCGAAATATTCCGTGCCGCGGGAACTACGCTCAATAAGAACGTCATCATCTATAAGCTGGTCAACATGGTGACGCTAGGAATTGGTATATTTTTCAAGGGATTATTGAATTTCCGCCAAAAGGACCGCATTTTGGTCGTTACGACACCGCCGACGCTGCCGTTTGTCACAGCGATCGCGGCATTACTGCGGGGAGCACAATATGTTCTTCTCATTCACGACAATTACCCTGAAATTCTGTTTGCGGCAGGGAAGTCAAAAGAAAACGGAGCATTCGCTTCGATGCTAACTTATTGTAACCGCTGGCTTTATAAACACGCCTCAAAGATAATTGTCGTCGGCCGCGATATGGAAGTCCTTATAAAACAAAAGACCAAGGGACTGGACATACCAATTGCTGTAATTCAAAACTGGGCCGAGCTGGAGACGGTCGAGCCCAGACCGCGATCAGAGAACACTCTGTTGAAGGAACTTGGCCTCGAAGACAAATTCGTGTTTTTATACGCTGGAAACATGGGCTACCCGAACGATATCGAAACCGTCGTCGAATGTGCCAACCGACTTAAAGGCGATGCAACGATTCACTTTATCTTCCTCGGCGCAGGTGTAAAGGAAATGGCCCTGCGAAAAAGCGTCAATGAGTTGGGACTTGCAAATATTTCACTGCTTGCGCCAAAGCCGCGTTCGGAGCAAATAATATTTTTAAATGCGTGCGATGTTGCTCTTGTCTCGCTCGTCACTAAAATGCGGGGCGTTTCGATGCCGAGCAGGACATATAACATCTTGGCAGCCGGGAAGCCGATCCTTGCACTGACCGAAGACGATAGCGAACTCGCGATGGTTATCGAAGAAGATCAAATTGGTTGGCATGTGCCGCCGGGCAATGCCGACAAACTGGTGTCGGTGATCGCCGAAATATACGAAAAGCGAGGACAGCTTGCCGAGTACGGTGAACGATCTCGGGCGTCCGCGATCAGCAAATACTCGCTCGAGACCGCATCGCGTAAATACATCGAAGCGCTAAAGTTCTAATTAATTTGTCCAAAGTCGAATACATCATTTTTGCAGTTGCTTTCGTCGCCACATATTTTGGCGTCGAATGGTTTCGCCAATGGACATTGAGTAGGGGCTTTCTCGACCACCCGAACGAACGCAGTTCACATGAAACGCCGACTCCACGCGGCGGAGGCCTCGTGATCGCTGCCGTTGTACTCATCTCCTACATGTCCGGTTCGTGGTTCCTGGATTACAGTGTTTCGATCGGTTTCATCACAGGTGCTGTCCTGATCGTGGCCATAAGCTGGTTGGATGACATTTATTCGCTTTCGTTCGGGTGGCGACTGCTTGTACATCTGGTGGCGGCCGCATTCGTCATCGTTGACGTTGGCACTTTTGACTCTGCTTCGATACCGCTTATCGAAGCCCCTATCTACCTAGGCAAAGTCGGAATAGTGATCTCTATTTTGTGGATCATCTACCTTGTCAATGCCTATAATTTCATGGACGGCATCGACGGCATTGCCGGCGTACAGGCCGCTGCTGCGGGACTCGGCTGGTTGATCCTCGGGCTCTTGATCGGCCTGCCGGGTGCGGTAATTATAGGTGGAGTCATCATTTTCGCAAGTGTTGGCTTTCTGTTTCACAACTGGCAACCGGCAAAGATCTTTATGGGTGACGCCGGAAGTGCGTTTTTAGGTTTTACGTTCGGATCGATGCCTTTTATGTTTCGCCAGTCGGAAAATGCCAATTCAAACATCCTTCCTTTCCTTGCATTACTCTTTGTGTGGCCGTTTGTTTTCGATTCGGCGTTAACTCTATTCAGGCGCATGTTACGCGGCGAAAGAGTTTGGACAGCTCATCGGGAGCACCTTTATCAAACTTTGGTCATTTCCGGCCGTTCACATAAGTGGGTTAGTACGCTTTACGGTATTATTGCTTTATCAATTGCGGTTCCCGCGGCATTTGTGATCGAACCCCGATATTCGCATCTCTTATTGCCGCTCGCCGGCGTTGTTTTCGTATCCACGCTATTGTTGATTACGGTACTATTTCGCAGACGGTCAGCCACAAAGACATAGATGTATCACTTTTCGTTCAATTCATATGGCGTAAAGGTCCGGGTCGACTGCGAAGACGAATCGCTTTTCGAGACCGCCGTGGCGGTGGTCAAGCGAACTCTGCTCGGACGTTTGACACCAATAGCTAAAGGTGACGCTGATCATGTCTTCACTCTGGGAAAAGACGAAAGCCGCCTGAGTATGGACCTAAACGGCGAGGATCTGGGCGGCGGCGAGGTCGATTGGGTGTACTTCAAGTACTTCGACACTCGAGTGCGCTTGCTTGTCGCCGAGCATGCTGTCGATCACGTTTTCATGCATGCCGGTGTCGTCGGATGGAATGGGAAAGCACTCGTTTTCCCGGGCGATAGTTACAGCGGTAAGACAACACTCGTTGCCGAGTTTGTAAAACGAGGTGCTTTGTACTATTCTGATGAGTATGCCGTGATCAATAGATACGGTTTAGTTCACCCATTTCCCAGAAAGCTTTCAATTCGCGATAAGAATGGAACTCCCCGGAAAGTGGATGTCGGTGTGGAATCGCTGGGTGGCGAGATAGGTATTGACGCAATACCC
Coding sequences within it:
- the wecB gene encoding UDP-N-acetylglucosamine 2-epimerase (non-hydrolyzing), whose protein sequence is MKIMTIFGTRPEIIRLSLVMKVLDQHCEHITVHTGQNYHESLSDIFIRDLDIRTPDVHLGIRSSSFSDQIGQIVAKCDAAIAEHKPDRILILGDTNSALSAITAARRNIPVYHMEAGNRCYDDRVPEEVNRRIIDHSSTILLPYTERSKENLVREGIERDRIFITGNPIKEVLDFFSPKIEESDIVKQLNVRPFEYFLVTLHRAENVDIPERLVKIFKAFSDISVKFGKEILVSVHPRTREKINQFGIAPASAKVRLLDAFGFFDFVKLEKNSLAVLTDSGTVQEECAIFGIPNVTLRDVTERPETIECGSNILAGAEPDAIIRAVELAIAQPASWTPPKEYLAENVAQVVSKIMLGYLSLRNHHSQ
- a CDS encoding glycosyltransferase family 4 protein: MTDNAVDRQTLWVVTELYYPEETSTGYYLTRTAEDMTSLFNVRVICGQPNYSARGIRAPKHETRKGVEIFRAAGTTLNKNVIIYKLVNMVTLGIGIFFKGLLNFRQKDRILVVTTPPTLPFVTAIAALLRGAQYVLLIHDNYPEILFAAGKSKENGAFASMLTYCNRWLYKHASKIIVVGRDMEVLIKQKTKGLDIPIAVIQNWAELETVEPRPRSENTLLKELGLEDKFVFLYAGNMGYPNDIETVVECANRLKGDATIHFIFLGAGVKEMALRKSVNELGLANISLLAPKPRSEQIIFLNACDVALVSLVTKMRGVSMPSRTYNILAAGKPILALTEDDSELAMVIEEDQIGWHVPPGNADKLVSVIAEIYEKRGQLAEYGERSRASAISKYSLETASRKYIEALKF
- a CDS encoding glycosyltransferase family 4 protein codes for the protein MSKVEYIIFAVAFVATYFGVEWFRQWTLSRGFLDHPNERSSHETPTPRGGGLVIAAVVLISYMSGSWFLDYSVSIGFITGAVLIVAISWLDDIYSLSFGWRLLVHLVAAAFVIVDVGTFDSASIPLIEAPIYLGKVGIVISILWIIYLVNAYNFMDGIDGIAGVQAAAAGLGWLILGLLIGLPGAVIIGGVIIFASVGFLFHNWQPAKIFMGDAGSAFLGFTFGSMPFMFRQSENANSNILPFLALLFVWPFVFDSALTLFRRMLRGERVWTAHREHLYQTLVISGRSHKWVSTLYGIIALSIAVPAAFVIEPRYSHLLLPLAGVVFVSTLLLITVLFRRRSATKT